GGTGGCCGACTCGGGTTCACGGGGCACGGTCACCCGGGCCCGCACCGACACGCTGAGCAGCCGGGGGCGCGGGTTGGGTCTGATCGAGGAGTTGAGCGACGCCTGGGGCACCGACCCCACCGTCCGGGGTTCCACGGTCTGGTTCGAGATTCTGACGCCGCCGGAGTAGACCGCCGCGGTGCGGTCAGGTCAGTCGCCGGGCCAGCGCCCGACCGAGGTCGCGGCCGGAACGCCAGGCGGTCTGCACCCGGGGCTCGCCGAACGCGTCTCCGGCCAGGCCGATCCCGTCGTCGTCGAGGTGGAAGCCGGCGCTGGTGCCGTCGACGGGCTGGGCGTAGGTCCACCGGTGCACGTGCACCTGGTCCGCCCGATCGGGCAGGGCGAGCAGGTCGCGTACGGCCGCTTCGACCGCGTGCGCGGCGCCGGTGGGTTGGGCCAGGTGCCCGGCGGCGAACTCCGGCGTGGTGTGGGCGACCAGGACGGGCGCGGCGTCGCCGCGTCGGTCTCCGTCGTCGCAGACCAGCCTGAGCAGCGGGTGGTCGTTGACGAAGGCGCCCCGGAAGTCGGTCCAGCGCCGCCGCGGGAACCGCAGCACCGCCGCCAGCGCCGGCGACCATCGCTGCCGCCCCGCCGCCTCGGTGGCGGCGGTGAGGGCCGGGTCGAGCAGCAGCGCGGCCTGCGGCCCGGGCATCGCCAGCACCACCGCCGCGCACCCCTGGCCGTCCACCACCGGCCCCGGCTCGACCCCGAGCACCAGCCGGTCCACCACCACGGGAAGGTGCCGGGCCAGCTGTTCCACCAGCGAGCGCAGCCCGCGCGGTGCCGCCCACCGCATCGGGCCCCGAACCTCCCGCCGCCCACCACCGTCGTACGCGACGAAGGTGTCCGTCCACTCACGGGCCAGCCCGGCGGCCTGCCATCCGCGTACCACCTCGGCGAAGTCGGGATCGCTCACCGTCAGGTAGGCGGCGCCCAGGTCGGCGGGGCGACCGTCGAAGCGCTTGCTGGCCATCCGTCCGCCGGCCACCCGCCCCCGTTCCCGGATCTGGACCGGCACCCCGGCGCGCACCAGTTCCCCGGCGCACGCCACGCCGGCGATGCCGGCACCGACCACCACGACACCCGACCGGTCAGCACGCATCTGGTGATCGTATGGCGGTTGGCCGGCGGCGCATTCCATTGCGGAAGCGCCGGATAGTTCCGGAAGGTCTTCACAAGTCGGCAACGAATCCGTACCTTGTCCGACATGTGGGAGCGCTTCCACGCACTGTCTTCGATGGGTACGAGGAGCAGACACATGAGAACCCGAAGCACGATCGCCCTGGTCGGCGCGGCAGCGACGGCGCTGGCCGTGGCCGCCACCGTCGGCGTGGGCGCGTTGCGTCCGACGCCCGCCTCGGCGGCCGACTCCGCCTTCTACGTCGATCCGGAGACCAACGCCGCCCGCTGGGTGGCGGCCAACCCGAACGACCCGCGGGCCGCCGTGATCCGGGACCGGATCGCCAACGTCCCGCAGGGCCGCTGGTTCACCACCACCAACACCTCGACGGTGCGCAGCGAGGTCAACGCGCTGGTGACCGCCGCTGCCGCCGCGGGCAAGGTGCCGATCCTCGTCGTCTACAACATCCCGAACCGGGACTGCAGCAACCACAGCGCGGGCGGTGCGCCTAACCACCCCACCTACCGGCAGTGGGTGGACCAGGTCGCCGCGGGCCTCGCCGGGCGCCCGGCCACCATCATCCTGGAGCCCGACGTGCTCCCCATCATGACCAACTGCATGGACGCCAGCCAGCAGGCCGAGACGCGGGCCTCGATGGCGTACGCCGGCAAGGCGCTCAAGGCCGGCTCGTCGGCGGCCCGGGTCTACTACGACATCGGCCACGGCGGATGGCTCTCCCCCGGTGAGGCCGCCTCCCGGCTCACCGCCGCGGACATCGCCAACAGCGCCGACGGTATCGCGGTGAACGTGTCGAACTACCGGCGCACCGCCGACGAGGTCGGGTACGCCAAGTCGATCATCGCGGCCACCGGCATCTCCTCGCTGCGGGCGGTCGTCGACAC
This is a stretch of genomic DNA from Micromonospora sp. WMMD1082. It encodes these proteins:
- a CDS encoding glycoside hydrolase family 6 protein; this encodes MRTRSTIALVGAAATALAVAATVGVGALRPTPASAADSAFYVDPETNAARWVAANPNDPRAAVIRDRIANVPQGRWFTTTNTSTVRSEVNALVTAAAAAGKVPILVVYNIPNRDCSNHSAGGAPNHPTYRQWVDQVAAGLAGRPATIILEPDVLPIMTNCMDASQQAETRASMAYAGKALKAGSSAARVYYDIGHGGWLSPGEAASRLTAADIANSADGIAVNVSNYRRTADEVGYAKSIIAATGISSLRAVVDTSRNGNGPAGSEWCDPPGRAIGTPSTTATGDSAIDAFLWVKLPGEADGCIAAAGEFVPQAAYDLAIAAGPAPTTTPPTTTPPTTTPPTTTPPTTTPPTTTPPTTTPPTTTPPTTTPPSGGCTVTFTPNVWTGGFTAEIRVTNGGAALSGWTLSFTVGSGVRLANGWNGEWSQSGDRIQVGNTAWNGNLPTGGTLSVGFQGTFTGSSLPSPSVFTLNSTACA
- a CDS encoding FAD-dependent oxidoreductase → MRADRSGVVVVGAGIAGVACAGELVRAGVPVQIRERGRVAGGRMASKRFDGRPADLGAAYLTVSDPDFAEVVRGWQAAGLAREWTDTFVAYDGGGRREVRGPMRWAAPRGLRSLVEQLARHLPVVVDRLVLGVEPGPVVDGQGCAAVVLAMPGPQAALLLDPALTAATEAAGRQRWSPALAAVLRFPRRRWTDFRGAFVNDHPLLRLVCDDGDRRGDAAPVLVAHTTPEFAAGHLAQPTGAAHAVEAAVRDLLALPDRADQVHVHRWTYAQPVDGTSAGFHLDDDGIGLAGDAFGEPRVQTAWRSGRDLGRALARRLT